From the Carya illinoinensis cultivar Pawnee chromosome 4, C.illinoinensisPawnee_v1, whole genome shotgun sequence genome, one window contains:
- the LOC122307822 gene encoding lysM domain receptor-like kinase 3 isoform X2 — protein sequence MKLKFGCFVYFLVSIFCAVAESKCSNKCDLALASYYVSEGSTLSSIAKLLQSSLNIDADTIVSYNKEKIRNKDVIQQGITINVPFPCHCVKDSFLGYVFNYSIQSKDTYDTVAQQRYANLTTTDTLINFNPYDPNRIPDVGNLSIPVNCSCGNSAVSKKFGLFATYPLRPGDTLESVAAETGLNSSYTTLLQSYNPGVNFSQGSGVVYIPGKDQNGTYPHLPSSSSGLADGVIAGAAIGGVAGVVLFSACIYLRCYRKKMEAAKLLLAPSEDLSEHGRGSTLNTDKDSTSAAGGPGSGLTDVSVKSVEFSYEELVTATDNFSLANKIGQGGFGVVYYAELRGEKAAIKMMGMQASREFLAELNVLTRVHHLNLVRLIGYCVEESLFLVYEYIENGNLGQHLRGSSGRDPLSWAARVQIALDSARGLEYIHEHTVPVYIHRDIKSANILIDKNLHGKVADFGLTKLTEGNTSLSSRGVKGTFGYMPPEYVQYGDVSSKVDVFAFGVVLFELISAKEAVMRPNSSTVESKGLIALNVSRKAALNMHLIYFL from the exons ATGAAACTCAAGTTCGGGTGTTTTGTATATTTCTTGGTCTCAATCTTTTGTGCCGTTGCCGAATCCAAATGTAGTAACAAATGTGATCTAGCTTTAGCTTCGTACTACGTCTCTGAGGGGTCAACTCTCTCGTCCATAGCAAAACTTTTGCAATCTAGTCTTAATATTGACGCCGACACTATTGTGAGCTACAACAAGGAAAAGATCCGCAACAAAGACGTCATCCAACAGGGTATAACAATCAATGTTCCGTTCCCATGTCATTGTGTCAAAGACTCGTTTCTGGGTTACGTGTTTAACTACTCGATTCAATCCAAGGACACCTACGACACGGTGGCACAGCAACGGTATGCGAACCTGACAACAACCGACACGTTGATTAACTTTAATCCCTATGACCCGAACAGGATACCTGACGTTGGGAACTTGAGCATACCAGTGAACTGTTCATGTGGTAACAGCGCGGTTTCGAAGAAATTCGGGCTGTTTGCTACTTACCCGCTTCGGCCGGGTGACACTCTGGAATCGGTTGCGGCGGAGACGGGTCTTAATTCAAGTTACACAACCTTGCTGCAGAGTTACAACCCGGGTGTGAATTTCAGTCAAGGGAGTGGCGTGGTATATATCCCAGGCAAAG aTCAAAATGGTACTTACCCACATCTACCATCCAG TTCAAGCG GATTAGCGGATGGAGTTATTGCTGGTGCAGCTATTGGAGGAGTAGCTGGTGTTGTGTTATTTTCTGCTTGTATATATCTCAGATGTTACCGAAAGAAGATGGAGGCAGCAAAGTTGCTTTTGGCACCATCTGAGGATCTATCTGAGCATG GCCGTGGAAGTACCTTAAACACGGATAAGGATTCAACTAGTGCAGCTGGTGGTCCAGGTTCAGGTCTTACAGACGTATCTGTGAAATCAGTAGAGTTCTCATATGAAGAACTTGTTACAGCTACTGATAACTTCAGTTTGGCTAATAAGATTGGTCAAGGTGGCTTTGGGGTTGTTTATTATGCAGAGCTGAGAGGCGAG AAAGCTGCAATCAAGATGATGGGCATGCAAGCATCCAGAGAATTTCTTGCTGAATTAAATGTTTTAACACGTGTTCATCACTTGAACCTG GTGCGCTTGATTGGATATTGCGTTGAGGAGTCTCTTTTCCTGGTCTATGAATATATTGAGAACGGCAACTTAGGCCAGCATTTGCGTGGTTCATCTG GGAGGGACCCATTGTCATGGGCTGCTAGGGTGCAAATTGCCCTTGATTCAGCAAGAGGTCTTGAATATATCCATGAGCATACTGTTCCTGTCTATATTCACCGTGATATTAAATCAGCGAATATATTGATAGACAAGAACTTGCATGGAAAG GTTGCAGATTTTGGATTAACTAAACTTACTGAAGGAAACACATCACTCTCCAGCCGTGGTGTTAAAGGAACATTTGGATACATGCCACCTGA ATATGTTCAGTATGGGGACGTTTCTTCCAAAGTAGATGTATTTGCTTTTGGGGTTGTCCTTTTCGAACTTAT